In Mycobacterium tuberculosis H37Rv, a single window of DNA contains:
- the espL gene encoding ESX-1 secretion-associated protein EspL, which yields MSMDELDPHVARALTLAARFQSALDGTLNQMNNGSFRATDEAETVEVTINGHQWLTGLRIEDGLLKKLGAEAVAQRVNEALHNAQAAASAYNDAAGEQLTAALSAMSRAMNEGMA from the coding sequence GTGAGCATGGACGAATTGGACCCGCATGTCGCCCGGGCGTTGACGCTGGCGGCGCGGTTTCAGTCGGCCCTAGACGGGACGCTCAATCAGATGAACAACGGATCCTTCCGCGCCACCGACGAAGCCGAGACCGTCGAAGTGACGATCAATGGGCACCAGTGGCTCACCGGCCTGCGCATCGAAGATGGTTTGCTGAAGAAGCTGGGTGCCGAGGCGGTGGCTCAGCGGGTCAACGAGGCGCTGCACAATGCGCAGGCCGCGGCGTCCGCGTATAACGACGCGGCGGGCGAGCAGCTGACCGCTGCGTTATCGGCCATGTCCCGCGCGATGAACGAAGGAATGGCCTAA